GAGCAAACAACTGGTGCTTTCGAAGTTGTGGAGCAGGAATAGATTTGATAAATGCCCGCCCATTGATGATATATACCATCAGTGAGATAATATCCCATATTCCTTTCGCGACCATTAATGATATAATTGACTTTTGGTGCTCGACCTTCCAAGATATCATCAAAAACAAGAGATTGATTAAGTACATTGATATCATTTCTTGAACCTGGGGTTCCAAAAAATGCATGCCAAATCCATAGGTCTTGTGATGCAACTGCTTCCAGAATAATTGTTGGCGTGCCGCTTCGTCCTGCATATTGCCTTGTCTATGCAGTAGGGCAATTTTTCCATTCCCAATGCATACAGTCAATACTGCTCATCATGCCTGGGAACCCTCACCGTTCTCCGATGTGAAGAAGAGATGCCATATCTTCTTCAGTGGGCTTTCTAAGGTACTCAACTCCGAAATTGGAAATGACACCTTCAACAAATTTGATGACTGATTTACGAATGACTTGGGCACTCATTCGTAAGTATTCGTCATGCAAATCGACTGAGATGTCGTATGCCAACACCCTCATAGTTGCAGTACATTTTTGAATTGGAGACATACCAAGACGACCAGCTGCATCAGGGTGTTGTTGAAAAAATTTACCTGTGGCGACGAGCTTGTTCATTATACGTTCGAACAAAGGTTTTCGCATGCGAAACCTTGTTCATGCGAAACCTTGTTCGAAAATATTATGGGGGATAGATTGGATCTTCTGAAAAGTACTGCTCGAACACACCTTCATGACCTATCTCACGTTTTCTTTCAATATACCGCCTCCTTGCTCTAACGACATGATTGGTAGGTTGTACAGATAGACTTGCAGCATGGATGACCATATCTTCAATGATGCGGTCAAGTTGGTGATTATGTTCGGCAACGCTTTGTTCCCATGCTTCATCATCGCTAGAATTTGAAGCATCAATATTAGAACTAGAGGCAATTTTTTGAAGATGAGTTTTTTCTATCAAGAGTATAGAAGAGATAATTGTTCTGTCGTTTGAGAGAGTacatagataaatatataagcAAGAGCATGATAAGTGTCACATGCTATCTTACACAAACTATCGTGACAATAATTCAAAAATCACATGGGTGGTGCCACCGAAAGTTAATGTTTTTGGAAATGTCGTGACAATGATTCAAAAATCACATGGGTGGTGCCACTGAAAGTTAATGCTTTTGGAAATGTAGTGACAATAATTCAGATATCACATTACATTGAAAATacacaaaatgaaattacattgaaattacacaaaaccaaattacattgaaattacacaaaactaaattacattgaaattgcacaaactgaaattacattgaaattacGCAAAAcgaaattacattgaaattgcacaaattgaaattacatttaaataacacaataataaaaaacaaacatCATAAGTTCGATTACATTCCATAAAGTTCAGCCATTAGACGACGTTTCAAAGCTTCATCTTCTGGAGATtactggatttttttttatcaacgtATTCAACGtagatcatttttttttcacgtGTGATCCTCATTTCATGTAGTTCAGCAGTGAAAGCATCTGTAACTATCGAAGATTGTGATtctgtttattttctttttcttttagcTTTATCTTTAGCTTTATCTCTACCAATAGGACGATGAAATTTTGAAGCATCACTACCAGGAGTTTCTGGAGTGGAGTCGATTGGAGGATCCGCATCTACATATGTCCTTGATTTTTTTGAGCTGCTGCGACTTTCGTCAACACTATCTTTTTCATCTGGGTTAGAACGTCGTATAAGACCAGTATTATCCAATTTCAGTTGCCATTTCAGGTTGTTGCTCATAACCTTTTCAAACACCTCATGGTGCGTAAACTTAGATTTACCATAAATTGTTTGAGTTGCTTTCTCTATATCCTCTTTGGACTGACCGCTCGTTCGTCGTCCATATGTTTTCTTGTATGCAGCAACCTACAGAGTTACATTTTTGTTGAGGCGTTTGAAACATTGCCTCAATGATTCCAAGGTCCTTGAACCTCCAATTTCTGGATTATCTGCTCGACTTTGCTCATACATACTTGCAACATTTTTTCAAAATGAGGAACTATTTCGGTTAGTGCCAACAATTGGATTGTTATTGACAAAGCACCAAGCAGACATTAGTGATATATCTTCTATATCAGTCAAACTTTGTGCATTGTTTGAAGGGTTTGCAGAGAAATTTTCAGAGGTTTGGTGATATTCAGAAATAGGAGAATGAGTTGGATTATGTgagaattgtgaattcatagcaTAATCAAACTCTGGGAATTCATTAGAGCTTGGAATATCAACAATATTTGGATAATAGTCTTGGGAgggattgaaattttgagagttgaagaaagaattATTGCATCGGTCGattgaaaaatagagaaacAAATAATAGAAGTTATATGTAGAGAGGATAAATGGGAGAATTTGAAGGTGTATTGAAATATAGCAAGAGTAGTCTTTATTTATagagaatgaaaaaatataaattttgatatatttaattactttttttaatattttatataaaagatatacTAATTGTTATTAATTATCCTAACAAAATCTGCTCAACCAATTATCCTAACTAGATGAGAGAGAGACCACCCGTGGTCTCTTTTTCCTCCTCGTCGACCAGGTCAAGCCCcttccattttaatttttttttatttcaatttgctGACGTGGCGGTCGACCACTCCCCACTTTTCCTACCGATAAAGATGGTCTAACgcccattctgaccatatttcATGTATATGCCCTTTCCCGAGCTTCCTCTTCATGAATACATGTTTTCTCCCGTAGATGACTCAtacaaacatataaaaaaagaaaaatagggtcaaatggcccaaaagtcgaataTTATCAACATTTTGTTATTAGCATTTCAGTTAACATTATTCTTACAAATTACACAATGTTACATATTGTAATTTGGGGCGCTAAACTCTTTTTGTGAAgttttattttgtatatgatTTTCAATTTGTAGAGTTATATTcactacatattttatttttagtcaattttatatattaaataaaaagtaaaaataaaaataagagcaattttatCATTTCAAGCTCAAAGTAGATACTTTATCCGTCCCATTAACAGTGATCTGTATTCTACTTTCAACTCATTTACAACGAAGGGAGtactttttatacaattttttttatataagtaTTCTTCtactttttatacaattttttttatataagtggtatgtatattttttttttcaaataggttaaaattacaattaagggtaaatatcactttaaaccccaaactattttcgcactatcaattatatcctgaactattgaaaatatttttttaaaccttgaactatcaattttgtatcaattgtaccctttatccatttttcatccttttaatttttaatgagtaATGCATAGAATCAcgtcgttttatataatataggtaaaaaaaaatgattctaAATACATTGTGGTATTCGGTGAGCCACGATAAATTTTTGAAGctaaaaaaatgaacgaatggtacaattgatacaaaattgatagttcaaggtttaaaaaattattttcgatagttcaggatataattgatagtgcgaaaataatttgaggtttaaagtgatatttaccctacaATTAACTCTAAATTCTAACCGGGGTCGGAGCCCACAACCGCCTAGAAGTAAGGACCGACAAGCCTTGAACCGCAAAACACGTCTACCAGTAAGTATAAACGGATTAGGCTGAATAACATAAATAGGCACAAGTTTCTTCTATTCAAAGTTTATATGAATGAATGAGACTATTGTTTAAACAAGAGCAGAAAATATACGAGACATACTAGGATTACAAAAGAAAACGTTACAAAACAAGATTGTGAAATAATACGAAAGTAGGTAAATAATTGTAGATCGTAAAAGTCATATCTACCCATAACCACCGATCTGTCAAGTAGTCTCTGTCCCTTTGAATTTTCGGCTTCCTCTTTTAAATGATAGTAACTCATTTTATATGTTGTGTATATGTGATATTAATAAGAAACATATAAAACGTATGAAACATATAACATAAACTAAAGAATACAATATAGAATATGTACTAATCTAAAACAATAACGCCAATTCTACtgcataataaaaaaatgctaCTACTATCATTAACAAATAAATGATCAAATTCCACAACTTGTTCATACTATCTCCCAAAAACGTGCAATTTAGTAACCCGTGGGGAATTCGCAGCTCCCAAATTctgcaaaaaaagaaaatccaaCGTTATAAAAACgcttaaagaaagaaaataaaaaagaaaaagaaaaacagtagACAATTATAGGTGCGGCAGTTGAAACGTAGCAATAACTTACTAGGAGGGTGGGTGACGACGTAGGCGGCGCCACCGAAATCACAGGCCCCGCTCCGCCGCGAGTTCTTCTGATAATAGCTGTTGAATGCGTAGGACGCGTGCGCCTCCACGGTGTTGGGATTGTAACACGTGGCCTCGGGCTGGATCGGACGGCAGTCAGCACCCCCTTCACCACAAGCGTAATCCATGGCTTTCTGCAGCTTCTTCTCCCCGGCCTTGTCGTTGGCCACGCACCATGTCTGCCCCGCGGCCTCCACCTGAGTTTTGCTCTCTGTCAAATTGGGAGCACCTTTCAGGGCCTCCACCGTCAGCGGGATGTCGTAAACCTTGCGTTGGTTCGGGTAGAAGAGGCCGTAGTTCCTCTCTGAAGTGGCGCCGGGCTTCTGGTCTTCATTGAAAAGAGCGAATAGATATACGTTGAGGGGTTCCTTGGGCCGGAGCGGGGTCCCGCCGCCGGTCAGCACGCGGCGGACGAGGTTACCGTTGTAGGCAGCCGCGTTCTCGGGACCCGCGCCAACCTCGTTTTCGTCGCCCTTGGAAGGCCACCCGGTCTCGGAGACGACCATTCCGACGTCGTCGAAGCCGACGGCGGACATGGCGGCGAAGACGGCGTCGGTCTGGGCTTCGAATAAGGTCTTGTAGAGGAGGCCGTTGTTGGGGTCCTTGTTGCCGGCGTTATCACGGAGCAAGGCGTAGTCGAGCGAGATGGTGTCGGTGTTGGCGATGTAGGCGAAGAATGGGTAGGCATTCACCATCAGATAAGAACCGGTTTGTTTGAGAAAGGCGAGCATCGGTTTGATGACCGGTTCGACCAGCTCCGGCTTGAAGGCGCCGGCGGAGGAGGGGTAGGACGTGTGGAGCGCGCTGAGAGCGAGGGGCGAGGAGATTTTGATGGCGGAGGAGAGGTTGTGGTTGGCGAGGGAGGCGTGGACGTTCTTCATGGCGGGGACGAGGAAGGCGGTGGTGTTGTTGGGGTCTACGAAGACCTCGTTGCCTACGGCGATGGCCTCGATGGTGGTGTTGGGGTGGTAGGGGAGGATGTTGGACTGGACCCAGGCGTCGGTGAAGGAGgtgtcggcggcggcggaggagagcTGCTCGTTGGGGAGGGCAACGGTGAGGGAGATGCCGGAACCAGAGAAGGCGGTCAGGACGGCGGAGTCAGTGTCGTAGAGCTTCACCTTGGTGATACCCTGCGCTTTAAGGAGTTGCACCACTTGGGCGGGGGAGGGGAGGTTGTCGGCGATGCGACCGTAGTTTATTCCCACGCTGCCGGACTCTGAGACAACGGAGTGGATTTGGATGGTCGCCACAAGGAAGCAGCACAGGAGATGGGAGCAATTCATGTTTGGGTTTgggagtgagagtgagagaatTAATTGGGACACAAATACGAGAATGGGATTGATTGTGTTTATATAGATTGCGCGACGCGAGCGAGTGGTGTTAGTGGGATTAGAGAGAGGGGGTAGTGGGGAGGGACCCCACCAGTAAATTATGAGGTTACGCCTTATAATCATTGCTCTAATTTTACTGCAACTTTTTAACGGGTATATAAATACATTAAATAACATTCTTTTTCGGAAGGATATTGTTTCTATAAATCATTTCTATTTCTCACACATATTAACTAAACAATAACTTCCCCCAAAGAAACACAATACTCGATAGATCTCACCTTGATAAttccttatttatttttgagataTCGTAGGATATAGTCctcttttaaaatttaaattatattaattttttttattaaaataatccTATATGATGTTTGTGAAAATAATATTTGGAACAATAAACAATGAtaaaaatactcccttcgtcccacacGAAACATGACCcagttttcattttaatttgtcTCACGAAGTTTGGCATGTTtctaaaatagcaaaaaaattactcttattcacctttttactttttcacctaccacacttaatacacaaaatatcaatttcttaattctcgtgccgaaaagaactaggtcatgcttcatgagacggagagagtagtataaattatatttctaaaaaattttgattgtattttttaatgctaatttcataattttttttataaaaaaaaaaaaaaagcgagACTATATTTTTGGTGCAAACAAGAGGAATAGAGATTTTAAATTGTGCAACTGGTGGTGTATCAATATTACGACAAGGAAGTttgtacaaaaatagaaaaaggaaATCAGTGAACGTTTTTGCTCCCTTGTGAACGTTGAGGATTTTTGtttctttcaattttaaaatgcTTAATTTACTGGCGACAATATATTTGTTAATTAGTTAATGCATATTCGTTCGACGattttacaaattaatttattggtatagtttatttaagttttagtcacacttggaacaatctcaattaaatGAGCATAAGAATTCCTATTTTGgatgccatcattttattaagttaaattttttgGGTGAAAAAAGGTGGATTGTGAGgcatgatgagttcttgttggtaattgagtttatatatataagaaaaattgGTATGAGGTTGAGAGGAATTTCATGCGTTTGAAAACAGACGAATGGACCCTTAAAGTGCTAATATGTTTTAATTTGGCTGGGTTTcgataatcaaatggatatgtaggatttataattaaatggatatgttggatttatctaatagttttatacaattatttaatagtacagactttatctaatagttttatacgattatttaatagtatagaatttatctataaatttatatgattatttaataatttttaaatgtaaaaattgattagaaatgtataaataaataagaatgaatgagaattgaggaaaattagaatgaagtgattatacgatgtcaCATagaataagatttattttgctataatataaaaattgattagtaaataaataagaatgaatgagaattgaggaaaattagaatgaagcgattatacgatgccacgtagaataagatttattttgctataatatatgtagATGTAGGATTGCGAATAGATTTATGTGTATCAAAATTTAGTTTGTAccgaattttcatttttaatagtCATATTATGTTAAGTTCAACTTAATACTTGTtcgtttgttttgttttttgtatTTTACCCATTGAAAAAAGTGAGTGAACGTAGAAGGTGTAATAAGTGGAGGAGTTGGCCGGTTGCACCAACATAAAAATTAGATGATGCATAATTTCAACACGTCAAACTCTTTTTCTTGCAGTATGAGAATTATCTCAACTTACAGAACAAACTATTGACTATTAGCAATGCAGGCTTGGATTTCGGTGGCCTACTTTGTTTGTCAATATGCTATTGGATTCTTCATCGCATATTActatttgttaaaaaaataaaataaaaaatagtgtcGACAATTCTCTTATGAAACGGGATACAAAAGAAGAAACGGATTTTGCAAGGTAATTAATGTGCCACGCTCTATTTGTTGCTTAACAGGTACTATAGTTTCGGTAGCCAAACAAATGAAGATTAATGTATGCGATTTAATTACGTCTTTATGCAAGTTACATGCAATCATTATGTATTTATTGacatacatattttttttttttttttgatcaggcaataaaatttttattaaaactaggtaccagaggtacccaaTATGGAGAACAAAGTTGACGGAATTCTcagtaaaagaaagaaaaacaagagaGAAAAAAGGAGGAATTCCTCTCTACCTAGACACTCAGTAGCAAAGAAGCTTAAACAGGGAACCGTGCTGCCGAGAACCAGCTTCTAAAATCCTGCTCCTGGAACGATCGATTTGAGGCTACTCTCCAACTCCACAAACTAGACTTAATATCCGCCATAATTCTTTCCGAATTCCAACTCCCATTATTAAAAATGCAATTATTTCGGCTCTTCCAAATGCTCCAAGTGACACACATCCATACTTCAAGGAAAAATAAGGCTTCTTTTTTGCTCCCAATATTCACAAAAGCATTGAAGTGAGCTTTGGTTTTGTGATGAAGAACTGATTGTTTACCTATCCACTTCAGAATTTCCTTCCATATTCCATCTGCTTTCCGGCAAGAGAAAAGGAGGTGCTCGATGGATTCTTCTTCGTCTTGACACAAAACGCACTTGTCAACCGGCACCACCACTTGTCTCTTTCGAAGATTATCCGTAGTTGGTAGTCTTCCTTTAAGAATTTTCCATGCCGTGGTGATGACCTTGGCCGGAGCTTTCGCTTTCCAGATCAGGGCCGATTCTTCCTCTTTACGTCTCTCGTTCACCGGTCTTCCTTTCAAGCTGAAAATCTGGTATGCTGTCTTGACTGAAAAGATCCCATCTGAGGAAACTTTCCATGTCCATCTATCAATTTTACCTGCAGACAAGCTCACATTCCCAATGCACGTCATTAACAATTTGACTTGTTCAAGTTCCCTTTCCCTCAAATCCCTTTCCCAAAGTAACTGCCATTCCCATTTATCTCCTATCCATTCTCCCAACTCATTAATAAAACTCTCTTTACAACTACTGAGGCGGTATAGTCTTGGGAACAACTCTTCCAGCCTATTTTCTCCCACCCATCTGTGTTGCCAAAATCTCACTGAACTTCCTTCCCCGATTTCTAACTCTAAGTTATCCCTCAAACCTTTCCCTTCCTCCCCTCTGCTAAGACCCACTACTTTCTTCCACCACCCTGATTTAATTGATCTTTTTCCCTCTGCATTGAATCCTTCCCCATCCCACCACAACTCCCCTTGGCAAGATTTAACCACCTTAACCCACAGAAGATTTTTATCAAAAAGAAAACGCCAAATCCATTTGGCCATTAAAGCCATATTGAACCAGCGTAAGTCTTTAAAACCAAGGCCCCCACACTCGTGACTAACACAGAGATCTTCCCATTTAACCCAGTGGATCTTCCTTTCCACCACTCCTCTCCCCCCCAGAGAAAATTACTCAAGCAAGAACGAATCTCTATTAACACACGTTTGGGAATGACAGAAAATGAAAATTGGTAAACAGGAATTGAGAACAAGACAGATCGAATCAACACCATTCTGCCAGCAAAAGAGAACTTACGATTATTCCACCCCTTGATTTTGCTCTTTATCTTATCCACCAAATAACTCCAATCTTTGAGCCTTGACAGTTGCATTCCGATTTTGATGCCCAAATATTTAGTAGGCAGCAGCCCCACTTTGCATTTGAGAATATCTGCCATCTCCTCGCATCTTCCAACTGGAACTTTCACTCCCATGAGACAGCTCTTGTCAAAGTTCACTTTCAATCCCGATAGAATTTCAAACAACTTAAGAATGGACTTAAGAGCAGAGACGTTTGATTCCTTGTCTGGAAGAACGAACATCGTGTCGTCCGCATACTGAAGATGTGAGATCCTGATGTCGTCTTTACCTATCTTAACTGTTTCGAGCAGATCCTTCTGAATAGCTCTTTCCGCAAGAAGGTTCAAACCTTCGGCCACGACCAAGAAGAGGAATGGAGAGAGTGGATCCCCTTGCCTCAATCCCCTTCCTAGCTGAAACTCTCCAGATGGACTTCCATTGACTAGAATGTTGGTTGTTGCCGACCTAAGACACTCTTTAATCCATGATCTCCACTTGTCGCtgaaattcatcttctcgagCATTGTGTCCAGAAAAACCCAATCCACAGTGTCGTAAGCCTTAGCAAAGTCCGCTTTAAAGAGTATTGTTCCTTTCTTTATCCTCTTGCTTTCATCAATCACTTCATTAAGGATGACCACTCCATCAAGTATAAAGCGTCCTTCAATAAAAGCACTCTGACATTCCGAAATAATATGATTCAAAACCTTTTTCAACCTTGCCGCCAAGACCTTCGCGATGACTTTGTAACAACAATTGATTAGGGAAATCGGTCTAAAATCCTTGAGTTCAGTTGCCCCTTCCTTCTTTGGAATCAATACCACAAAAGACGTATTGCATCCTTTCACCAATTTTCCATGCGAATGGAATTCATTCATCATGGTTAATAGATCTACTTTAATGATCTCCCAACTTTTCTTCATGAAATGGAAGTTGAATCCGTCTGGGCCCGGACTTTTGTCACTGTCACATTGCCACACCGCTGTTTTGATCTCTTCTTCGGAAAAAAGGGCATCGAGCTCGTCTCTGGTTACATCCGGAAGTTGCTTTTGAACAAAGTCTTCTGGAATATTCGGCCTTCTTGTTCTTCTTTCCTGAAACTGAGTTTGAAAATGATCTTTGATTATTCGTTTCACCTCTAACGGTTCTTCGTACCAGACATCTTCAACCATGAGTCCCGAGATTTCGTTGAAGATTCTTCTTCCTTTGATAACTTTGTGAAAGAATTTGCTGTTGATGTCTCCATCTTTAACCCACCTACTTCTCGCTTTTTGAGCTAGCATGCTGTCTCTGTCTTTGAGCTGAAGCTTCAGAGAGGCTTCTGCCTCACTTCTTTTAATGACTTCATCCTCATTGAGTCCCAAAGTGTCGTCGATGACATCCCACTGTTGAATTTCATCTCTCAACTTGGAGACTTTCTCATTGATCATTCCGAATGAGTTCCTATTCCAGCACTTCAAATCCTCCTTCAACCTTTTGAGCTTCTCTTTGAACACGAAACTGCCCCATCCCCTGATCTCACTCTTTTGCCAAGATTCTTTAACCACTTTCTCAAAATCGGGATGATTAATCCACGCATTCACAAACCGAAAGGGCTTCGGACCCCAATCCACCACTTTAGTCTGCAGAATAATTGGAACATGATCTGATACTGTTCTCTGTAATCCTCTCACTCTTGTTTGCCCCCAATTCATCAACCATTGTTCattaaccaagaaacgatcgaGTTTTGTTTTACACATACCTTGAGGTTGATACCAAGTGAATGATCTCCCCTGCAACCGAATCTCCTCCAAATCGTTTTCTCTGATGAAGTTGTCGAACATCCGAATGTCTGTAGCCGAAAATTGTGTTCCTCTGCCGCATCTTTCAGAGGTGTTTCTAATTGAATTAAAATCACCTGCAATACAAATGCAGGTATCCCTGTTCTGTCCAATCACAATCCCCACTTGATCCCAAAGAATTTCCCTCTCCCGGATATTTTGCGGGGCATAGATGTTAATGAAACAACATCTGCTGTTACCCGAATTCCAGAATCCATTTACTATCAGTGCTCCCGGTAAATCCCATTGACTAGACATCGAAAATTTCTTCTTGTTCCAAATGGTGAGAATTCCCCCTGATCGTCCTTCAGCTTGACTTTCAGCAAACCCGAAATCTTCACCACCCCAAATTAATTTCAGGTCCGTTTCCCCCAACGTCGttgtttttgtttcttgaataaaacaaaaatctatacCTTGTTTGTGGATCAACTCCCTAACTTCTCTTTTCTTGACAGAACTCCCAATTCCTCTGATATTATATGAAAGAACTTTCATTTGGAACGATTTGTGTTAAACTCCTCGCTACCTGACTTCCCTGTGCAACCCGCAATCTGTTGAGCCATTTCCAAATCAGTGGCGTTACTCGAAAGACCGATCTCCTTCCCAAACTCCCAAATTTTCTGTCCTTCTTCGAGGTTCTTGCCATTGTCTTCCATGGGAACTTTGTTAGGCTGTTCCGCCTTTTCCGTAGTGACTCCTCCCTCATCACAAAAATCTGAATCTTTGTGAGCTCTGCTTCCTTCCGATTTCTTCCGATTTTGGGACAAGAAGTGTTTTTTGGGTTTTTGATTTAAGAATCGATTCAACCCTAGCTTAAGGATTGTATCTCCCCCACTTTTCTtcttatgaattattcttttgtcgcctccctctctctgagaAACCACCGCATTTTCGACCTCCTTATTTCCTTCTGTGGATTTTGTGTTTTGCGTGTTTGATACCTCTTCCAAACTTGGACCCTCTTCAGTAGCTGCTACAATTAAGTTTGGTGGCTCTTGTTGTTTGTCTGGCCCATCAATAGAATGTATGCTCCTTTCTGGGCTCAAGTTAATGGGCCTCTGATCTAACATTGGGCTCTCACCTACTGGGCTCGTCAAAAGACTTTCAGTAGTACTGACCGAGTCTCCCCTGAAAATTTGTTTTTGTATCCCGtactctttttctctctcaaatAAATGTGTGATTCCCGCATACTCACAATCTTCATTGAACGTCGAAAAGGCGGCTACTGTAAATGCGTGAGGCGAGAAGTCTGCATGCGCCGTCTTAGGGCCCACCTCTTCCTCTTCCTGGTCTTCAATCTGACCACCATCGGCAATCTCTGCCTTCGCCGGCGAACTTGACAGCAACAGCGTTTCTTCCTTCTTGTAACTGAGCGATTCGTCGTCGCATTCTGAATCCACAAACGAAGGCCTTGATAAGTCCGGACTCCATTGATCTTTGATTTCTTCCACTTTAATCTTGAATAAAGCTCCATCAATCTTACATTCTAAGATATTGTTGATCGACATTAATCCTGTGGAGAACTGAATCATTGCCGAGTCGAGTCTACTTTTATCCTTTGTATCTTCATGGATTTTCAAAATCATTCCCAAACGTGCGCCTGCAGTATGAAAGAATCTAGAGTTCCAAGCTTGGAGTGGTACACCACTCCATTTTGTCCATACTGTTCTATGCGTGTGGACATCCACGTATGACCACGGCCTCGTCCATTCAAACCAAAATTTCTTCCATTCGTCCATTTCTTCGAGTAACCCTTGAACCGATCTCTGATCCCGACTTTGAATAAGCACCAGATTTCCACCCAAAAGTGTCACCTTTAGCAACGTAGCGCATTCACTGTTGATTTCGTCTTCAAACTCCTCCATAAGAAATTCTGATTTAACAAAACCTGTGTAAGAATTTCGCAACCAATCTGTTTCCTCCTCTGTTGATTGAAAACCAATTATCTCGTCTGCTGGGGGATCTCCAGTTTCTTTCCGACCAGCCAGAGCTTCAACAAAAGAAACTCCCGATTTCCTCAAGCTTTTCGGTGTAACGATAGTAAGAACTTTTTCTTTATTCA
The genomic region above belongs to Salvia miltiorrhiza cultivar Shanhuang (shh) chromosome 5, IMPLAD_Smil_shh, whole genome shotgun sequence and contains:
- the LOC130986256 gene encoding glucan endo-1,3-beta-glucosidase 14-like, whose protein sequence is MIIRRNLIIYWWGPSPLPPLSNPTNTTRSRRAIYINTINPILVFVSQLILSLSLPNPNMNCSHLLCCFLVATIQIHSVVSESGSVGINYGRIADNLPSPAQVVQLLKAQGITKVKLYDTDSAVLTAFSGSGISLTVALPNEQLSSAAADTSFTDAWVQSNILPYHPNTTIEAIAVGNEVFVDPNNTTAFLVPAMKNVHASLANHNLSSAIKISSPLALSALHTSYPSSAGAFKPELVEPVIKPMLAFLKQTGSYLMVNAYPFFAYIANTDTISLDYALLRDNAGNKDPNNGLLYKTLFEAQTDAVFAAMSAVGFDDVGMVVSETGWPSKGDENEVGAGPENAAAYNGNLVRRVLTGGGTPLRPKEPLNVYLFALFNEDQKPGATSERNYGLFYPNQRKVYDIPLTVEALKGAPNLTESKTQVEAAGQTWCVANDKAGEKKLQKAMDYACGEGGADCRPIQPEATCYNPNTVEAHASYAFNSYYQKNSRRSGACDFGGAAYVVTHPPKFGSCEFPTGY